A genome region from Manihot esculenta cultivar AM560-2 chromosome 5, M.esculenta_v8, whole genome shotgun sequence includes the following:
- the LOC110615689 gene encoding protein ARV 2 isoform X2 yields the protein MKYRCVQCGFGIKTLFVQYSPGNIRLMKCENCKAIADEYIECELMIILIDLILHKPKAYRHLLYNVLNQQTVELEGLLWKSTVTFLLFDAYRSLLLLRNKEEQSSALSFPSLVWRSQQLYYLSILDIHGCLCWKPYIPLRFCSRNKGFTEDFSWILQLWRYVACNPCFKLLQDVSRCHDVFTGSATSKCIGACFCAHALKLLATQVPLLQYHQVLTLKHL from the exons ATGAAGTACAGATGCGTACAGTGTGGATTTGGAATCAAAACACTGTTTGTGCAATACTCCCCGGGAAACATTCGACTCATGAAATgc gagAATTGCAAAGCAATTGCAGACGAGTATATAGAATGTGAACTCATG ATTATTCTGATTGATCTAATTCTGCACAAGCCAAAGGCGTATAGACATCTTCTTTATAATGTGCTTAATCAACAAACTGTAGAATTAGAG GGCTTGTTGTGGAAGTCTACCGtcacttttcttctttttgatgcTT ATAGAAGTCTTCTTTTGCTGCGAAATAAGGAAGAGCAGAGTTCTGCCTTGAGCTTTCCTTCATTGGTTTGGAGATCGCAACAG CTCTACTATTTGTCTATTCTAGATATTCATGGATGTCTTTGTTGGAAACCTTATATTCCTTTGCGTTTTTGTTCTCGCAACAAGGGTTTTACTGAAGATTTCAGTTGGATTCTCCAG TTGTGGAGATATGTTGCTTGCAATCCTTGTTTCAAGTTACTTCAAGATGTTTCTCGTTGCCATGATG TGTTTACTGGGTCAGCTACGAGTAAATGCATTGGGGCCTGCTTCTGTGCACATGCCTTGAAGTTGCTCGCCACTCAGGTGCCCTTGCTGCAATACCATCAAGTCTTAACACTGAAACATCTGTGA
- the LOC110614419 gene encoding NAC domain-containing protein 62, whose protein sequence is MATAIHPKRSNPVGYRFHPTDQELVGHFLNRKILYPDDEKMPIAELKVCDFEPWDLSDKSKIKSNDQVFYFFCPRDYKYAHSRRSNRTTNAGYWKPTGKPRKVKGIGTKKPIGTKRTLVFYKKEHPKPVRTKWIMHEYEYIPQGNFLLCKLKDKSKGHARISETKQWASASESVSTVDSSCGECAPSDLMGSNAEDHNVDEITAGEQNCTVSLDLGNLDQSEVTANSASDESDLGYHLASEPEDENPNEMTATSTYEKCQFSSQLTSDIENHNSDKTSEILVSEQDEWSPHATTPDCGNHSAYDTTDMSTLSSPSVLEINAAEAQFLEGPPTFFDELKALWEPKDFLNSALFSPRRTEESLFFSNFLLSGTSS, encoded by the exons ATGGCAACTGCAATACACCCAAAACGATCAAATCCCGTTGGATATAGATTTCATCCAACTGATCAAGAACTGGTTGGGCATTTTTTGAATCGAAAGATTCTTTATCCTGATGATGAGAAGATGCCAATTGCTGAGCTCAAAGTTTGTGATTTTGAACCTTGGGATCTTTCTG ATAAATCcaagataaaatcaaatgatcaaGTGTTCTATTTCTTTTGTCCCCGTGATTATAAGTATGCCCATAGCCGGAGGTCCAACAGGACTACCAATGCTGGGTATTGGAAGCCCACCGGTAAGCCTCGCAAAGTGAAAGGTATTGGTACAAAGAAGCCTATTGGTACAAAGAGGACTTTGGTTTTCTATAAAAAGGAACATCCTAAACCGGTCAGGACTAAATGGATCATGCACGAGTATGAATACATTCCACAG GGGAATTTCCTCCTCTGTAAGTTGAAGGATAAGTCAAAGGGACATGCAAGGATTAGTGAGACAAAACAGTGGGCTTCAGCTTCTGAAAGTGTGTCGACAGTTGATTCATCATGTGGTGAATGTGCACCAAGTGACCTTATGGGTTCCAATGCTGAAGATCACAATGTGGATGAGATAACTGCAGGTGAACAGAATTGCACAGTGTCTCTTGATTTAGGAAATCTGGATCAAAGTGAGGTGACGGCTAATTCTGCTTCTGATGAAAGCGATCTAGGCTACCACTTGGCTTCTGAACCTGAAGATGAAAATCCAAATGAGATGACTGCTACATCAACCTATGAAAAATGTCAATTTAGCAGCCAATTGACTTCTGATATTGAAAATCATAATTCAGATAAGACAAGTGAGATATTAGTCTCTGAACAAGATGAATGGAGTCCCCATGCAACAACACCTGATTGTGGAAATCACAGCGCTTATGATACGACTGATATGTCAACACTATCATCGCCTTCTGTTTTAGAAATTAATGCAGCAGAAGCTCAATTTTTAGAG GGTCCGCCAACCTTTTTCGATGAGTTGAAAGCATTGTGGGAGCCAAAAGACTTTCTTAACTCTGCACTTTTCTCACCTAGGAGGACTGAGGAAAGCCTGTTCTTTAGTAACTTTCTGCTTAGTGGAACAAGTTCTTAA
- the LOC110615691 gene encoding protein NTM1-like 9 — protein sequence MDSGIGFRFYPTEEELVNHYLRLKMLGYDDQVQEIPEVNVLDFEPWDLPRIQHPQAVIANNSNDQVWYFFCPRNYKYSNSNRAKRTTNGGYWKVTSKDRRINKNGIKKTLVFYQGRSKGVKTNWVMHEYNPTFGFRTQRDFVLCKLKRRPDDADDVPTQEAGGSSTVVASASGNNATDEDSQLQAYVDSFGGINERDYNLNSAMQWPTYYYN from the exons ATGGACTCTGGAATTGGATTCAGATTCTATCCAACCGAGGAAGAATTGGTGAATCACTACCTGAGGCTCAAGATGCTTGGCTATGATGATCAAGTCCAAGAGATCCCGGAGGTTAATGTCTTGGATTTTGAACCGTGGGATTTGCCTC GTATCCAGCATCCACAGGCGGTGATAGCTAATAATTCGAATGACCAAGTGTGGTATTTCTTTTGCCCTCGTAATTACAAGTACTCAAATAGCAATCGGGCCAAAAGGACAACTAATGGTGGATACTGGAAGGTCACAAGCAAGGATCGTCGTATCAACAAGAATGGTATAAAAAAGACTTTGGTTTTCTATCAAGGTCGTTCAAAAGGTGTCAAGACCAATTGGGTCATGCATGAGTACAATcccactttcggcttccgaacccAG AGGGATTTCGTTCTTTGCAAGTTAAAGAGAAGGCCAGATGATGCAGATGATGTTCCAACCCAGGAAGCAGGTGGATCGAGTACCGTGGTGGCTTCTGCTTCTGGAAATAATGCGACAGAT GAAGACTCTCAGCTACAAGCATACGTGGATTCATTCGGTGGCATTAATGAGAGAGATTACAATCTTAACTCTGCAATGCAGTGGCCGACCTACTATTATAACTAA
- the LOC110615689 gene encoding protein ARV 1 isoform X3, with the protein MKYRCVQCGFGIKTLFVQYSPGNIRLMKCENCKAIADEYIECELMIILIDLILHKPKAYRHLLYNVLNQQTVELEGLLWKSTVTFLLFDAYRSLLLLRNKEEQSSALSFPSLVWRSQQLYYLSILDIHGCLCWKPYIPLRFCSRNKGFTEDFSWILQLWRYVACNPCFKLLQDVSRCHDGLGISIFCDFHN; encoded by the exons ATGAAGTACAGATGCGTACAGTGTGGATTTGGAATCAAAACACTGTTTGTGCAATACTCCCCGGGAAACATTCGACTCATGAAATgc gagAATTGCAAAGCAATTGCAGACGAGTATATAGAATGTGAACTCATG ATTATTCTGATTGATCTAATTCTGCACAAGCCAAAGGCGTATAGACATCTTCTTTATAATGTGCTTAATCAACAAACTGTAGAATTAGAG GGCTTGTTGTGGAAGTCTACCGtcacttttcttctttttgatgcTT ATAGAAGTCTTCTTTTGCTGCGAAATAAGGAAGAGCAGAGTTCTGCCTTGAGCTTTCCTTCATTGGTTTGGAGATCGCAACAG CTCTACTATTTGTCTATTCTAGATATTCATGGATGTCTTTGTTGGAAACCTTATATTCCTTTGCGTTTTTGTTCTCGCAACAAGGGTTTTACTGAAGATTTCAGTTGGATTCTCCAG TTGTGGAGATATGTTGCTTGCAATCCTTGTTTCAAGTTACTTCAAGATGTTTCTCGTTGCCATGATG GTCTGGGAATTTCCATCTTCTGTGATTTTCATAATTGA
- the LOC110615689 gene encoding protein ARV 2 isoform X1: MKYRCVQCGFGIKTLFVQYSPGNIRLMKCENCKAIADEYIECELMIILIDLILHKPKAYRHLLYNVLNQQTVELEGLLWKSTVTFLLFDAYRSLLLLRNKEEQSSALSFPSLVWRSQQIFMDVFVGNLIFLCVFVLATRVLLKISVGFSSCGDMLLAILVSSYFKMFLVAMMVWEFPSSVIFIIDLFVLSSNVVAIKVFTGSATSKCIGACFCAHALKLLATQVPLLQYHQVLTLKHL; this comes from the exons ATGAAGTACAGATGCGTACAGTGTGGATTTGGAATCAAAACACTGTTTGTGCAATACTCCCCGGGAAACATTCGACTCATGAAATgc gagAATTGCAAAGCAATTGCAGACGAGTATATAGAATGTGAACTCATG ATTATTCTGATTGATCTAATTCTGCACAAGCCAAAGGCGTATAGACATCTTCTTTATAATGTGCTTAATCAACAAACTGTAGAATTAGAG GGCTTGTTGTGGAAGTCTACCGtcacttttcttctttttgatgcTT ATAGAAGTCTTCTTTTGCTGCGAAATAAGGAAGAGCAGAGTTCTGCCTTGAGCTTTCCTTCATTGGTTTGGAGATCGCAACAG ATATTCATGGATGTCTTTGTTGGAAACCTTATATTCCTTTGCGTTTTTGTTCTCGCAACAAGGGTTTTACTGAAGATTTCAGTTGGATTCTCCAG TTGTGGAGATATGTTGCTTGCAATCCTTGTTTCAAGTTACTTCAAGATGTTTCTCGTTGCCATGATG GTCTGGGAATTTCCATCTTCTGTGATTTTCATAATTGATTTATTCGTTTTATCTTCCAATGTAGTAGCGATAAAAG TGTTTACTGGGTCAGCTACGAGTAAATGCATTGGGGCCTGCTTCTGTGCACATGCCTTGAAGTTGCTCGCCACTCAGGTGCCCTTGCTGCAATACCATCAAGTCTTAACACTGAAACATCTGTGA
- the LOC110615689 gene encoding protein ARV 1 isoform X4: protein MKYRCVQCGFGIKTLFVQYSPGNIRLMKCENCKAIADEYIECELMIILIDLILHKPKAYRHLLYNVLNQQTVELEGLLWKSTVTFLLFDAYRSLLLLRNKEEQSSALSFPSLVWRSQQIFMDVFVGNLIFLCVFVLATRVLLKISVGFSSCGDMLLAILVSSYFKMFLVAMMCLLGQLRVNALGPASVHMP from the exons ATGAAGTACAGATGCGTACAGTGTGGATTTGGAATCAAAACACTGTTTGTGCAATACTCCCCGGGAAACATTCGACTCATGAAATgc gagAATTGCAAAGCAATTGCAGACGAGTATATAGAATGTGAACTCATG ATTATTCTGATTGATCTAATTCTGCACAAGCCAAAGGCGTATAGACATCTTCTTTATAATGTGCTTAATCAACAAACTGTAGAATTAGAG GGCTTGTTGTGGAAGTCTACCGtcacttttcttctttttgatgcTT ATAGAAGTCTTCTTTTGCTGCGAAATAAGGAAGAGCAGAGTTCTGCCTTGAGCTTTCCTTCATTGGTTTGGAGATCGCAACAG ATATTCATGGATGTCTTTGTTGGAAACCTTATATTCCTTTGCGTTTTTGTTCTCGCAACAAGGGTTTTACTGAAGATTTCAGTTGGATTCTCCAG TTGTGGAGATATGTTGCTTGCAATCCTTGTTTCAAGTTACTTCAAGATGTTTCTCGTTGCCATGATG TGTTTACTGGGTCAGCTACGAGTAAATGCATTGGGGCCTGCTTCTGTGCACATGCCTTGA